From the Bacillus tuaregi genome, one window contains:
- a CDS encoding DUF1146 family protein codes for MLTSYGPQAILSIISHLVFIALAWWALMAINFEKFLRPNRVFQARLLYILLSIAIGSIVSNFFLDYLAWSQQLPLLLE; via the coding sequence GTGTTAACGTCGTATGGACCACAAGCGATTTTGAGTATAATCTCGCATCTCGTGTTTATTGCGTTAGCATGGTGGGCCTTGATGGCGATAAACTTTGAAAAGTTTTTACGTCCTAATCGGGTGTTTCAAGCGAGATTGCTCTATATTTTGCTATCGATTGCGATTGGTTCAATCGTTAGTAACTTTTTCCTCGACTACCTGGCATGGTCACAGCAGCTTCCACTTTTATTGGAATAG